In Chanodichthys erythropterus isolate Z2021 chromosome 9, ASM2448905v1, whole genome shotgun sequence, a genomic segment contains:
- the LOC137027021 gene encoding tumor necrosis factor receptor superfamily member 14 isoform X4, with the protein MCIYYNLSILLFMRVVLCMAACNNAEYEINGECCPMCDSGKKVHKHCDDNTSTTCESCLVMTYTDTPNGLTKCLPCLICDASNGLRVKQECTLISNTACEPLPGYHCIDLHSNCPKAKKHSTCSPGQYVNQTELPGSTSEHASVLADAVHMNEGLTGVERHKGTEFSDTVCDDCPAGSYSNGTICKLHTNLFPY; encoded by the exons ATGTGTATATACTATAATCTCTCAATACTCCTTTTCATGAGagtagtactttgtatggcagCATGTAATAATGCAGAATATGAAATTAATGGAGAGTGTTGCCCAATGTGTGATTCAG GAAAGAAAGTTCATAAGCATTGTGATGACAATACAAGCACTACATGTGAGTCGTGCCTTGTGATGACCTACACTGACACTCCCAATGGATTGACCAAATGTCTGCCATGTTTAATCTGTGATGCAA GTAATGGGCTGAGAGTAAAGCAGGAATGTACATTGATATCAAATACAGCTTGTGAGCCTCTGCCAGGTTATCACTGTATAGACCTGCACTCAAACTGTCCAAAGGCCAAGAAACATTCAACCTGCTCACCCGGACAATACGTCAACCAAACTG agcttccaggttctacgtcagaacacgcctcagtattggccgacgctgttcac atgaatgaaggtcttacaggtgtggaacgacataagg GAACAGAATTTAGTGATACAGTGTGTGATGACTGTCCTGCTGGTTCATATTCAAATGGTACAATCTGCAAATTGCATACAAA TCTGTTCCCCTACTGA
- the LOC137027021 gene encoding tumor necrosis factor receptor superfamily member 14 isoform X2 → MCIYYNLSILLFMRVVLCMAACNNAEYEINGECCPMCDSGKKVHKHCDDNTSTTCESCLVMTYTDTPNGLTKCLPCLICDASNGLRVKQECTLISNTACEPLPGYHCIDLHSNCPKAKKHSTCSPGQYVNQTGTEFSDTVCDDCPAGSYSNGTICKLHTKCESLHKITVKAGTETSDTVCSDEKFLLLIVMSVIGVCMALTVIVVVLIKKKKEKQYQVTPP, encoded by the exons ATGTGTATATACTATAATCTCTCAATACTCCTTTTCATGAGagtagtactttgtatggcagCATGTAATAATGCAGAATATGAAATTAATGGAGAGTGTTGCCCAATGTGTGATTCAG GAAAGAAAGTTCATAAGCATTGTGATGACAATACAAGCACTACATGTGAGTCGTGCCTTGTGATGACCTACACTGACACTCCCAATGGATTGACCAAATGTCTGCCATGTTTAATCTGTGATGCAA GTAATGGGCTGAGAGTAAAGCAGGAATGTACATTGATATCAAATACAGCTTGTGAGCCTCTGCCAGGTTATCACTGTATAGACCTGCACTCAAACTGTCCAAAGGCCAAGAAACATTCAACCTGCTCACCCGGACAATACGTCAACCAAACTG GAACAGAATTTAGTGATACAGTGTGTGATGACTGTCCTGCTGGTTCATATTCAAATGGTACAATCTGCAAATTGCATACAAA GTGTGAATCTCTTCACAAAATAACAGTCAAGGCAGGAACAGAGACGTCTGATACTGTGTGCAGTGATGAAAAATTTCTTTTACTGATTGTAATGTCTGTGATTGGAGTGTGTATGGCATTAACTGTcattgttgttgttcttattaaaaagaaaaaagaaaagcaatATCAAGTAACTCCTCCCTAA
- the LOC137027021 gene encoding tumor necrosis factor receptor superfamily member 14 isoform X1, protein MCIYYNLSILLFMRVVLCMAACNNAEYEINGECCPMCDSGKKVHKHCDDNTSTTCESCLVMTYTDTPNGLTKCLPCLICDASNGLRVKQECTLISNTACEPLPGYHCIDLHSNCPKAKKHSTCSPGQYVNQTELPGSTSEHASVLADAVHMNEGLTGVERHKGTEFSDTVCDDCPAGSYSNGTICKLHTKCESLHKITVKAGTETSDTVCSDEKFLLLIVMSVIGVCMALTVIVVVLIKKKKEKQYQVTPP, encoded by the exons ATGTGTATATACTATAATCTCTCAATACTCCTTTTCATGAGagtagtactttgtatggcagCATGTAATAATGCAGAATATGAAATTAATGGAGAGTGTTGCCCAATGTGTGATTCAG GAAAGAAAGTTCATAAGCATTGTGATGACAATACAAGCACTACATGTGAGTCGTGCCTTGTGATGACCTACACTGACACTCCCAATGGATTGACCAAATGTCTGCCATGTTTAATCTGTGATGCAA GTAATGGGCTGAGAGTAAAGCAGGAATGTACATTGATATCAAATACAGCTTGTGAGCCTCTGCCAGGTTATCACTGTATAGACCTGCACTCAAACTGTCCAAAGGCCAAGAAACATTCAACCTGCTCACCCGGACAATACGTCAACCAAACTG agcttccaggttctacgtcagaacacgcctcagtattggccgacgctgttcac atgaatgaaggtcttacaggtgtggaacgacataagg GAACAGAATTTAGTGATACAGTGTGTGATGACTGTCCTGCTGGTTCATATTCAAATGGTACAATCTGCAAATTGCATACAAA GTGTGAATCTCTTCACAAAATAACAGTCAAGGCAGGAACAGAGACGTCTGATACTGTGTGCAGTGATGAAAAATTTCTTTTACTGATTGTAATGTCTGTGATTGGAGTGTGTATGGCATTAACTGTcattgttgttgttcttattaaaaagaaaaaagaaaagcaatATCAAGTAACTCCTCCCTAA